The Acinetobacter lwoffii genomic sequence TACCGCTTTGGCTCCTTCAGTGGCATAGCCTTGATTCCAGTATTGCGGTAGCAAGCGCCAGCCAATTTCAGGGGCATCGGCAATTTCAAGTTCAAATGGATGCACGTGTAAGCCGATAAAACCGATGAATTCGCCTGTAGCTTTGAGTTCTACGGCAAAGAGTCCCCATCCACGTGTTTCTATGGCAGTACGAATACGTTCAATAAATGCAGTTGCTTCAGTCGCATCGAGTTTTTTAGGGAAGTAGCGCATGACCTCGTCATCTGCACACATTTGGATAAATGGCGCAGTGTCGGAGTCTTGCCATTGGCGCAGGATCAGGCGAGGGGTTTGAAGGTGAATAGTCATTAGGTATCTTAATTTGGTTACGATTTTTTAGTTTCGTTTAGGGATTTGCTCTTTAAACTCATTAAACTGTTTCGTTTTATAGTCCAAAGATATTATATCCTCGACTACGTCTAAAAATGTTTTTACCATTTCCTCTTCAGGTCTAAAGCCTCTATGGTTAGAAGCATTTCCACCCTCAATAATCGTATTTAATATTTCATATTGTGTCTTACTAATATGTTTGTCCTCTAACATTTTTTTGAGCTTTCTTTCAAATCCTCCTATATCGCCTACTTTTTTTACTAAGTATCTATCTATTAGAGTTCGAATTCCTGAAAGAGCTAAAATAAATAATCCTTTTTCGTAGGCTGAAATGACTTCAAAGAAGAGCAACAGATCATCTTTAGGTAGATCGAAAGACCATTTTTTTTCATGCAATAATGATTTGTTGAATCTGGGAAAACTCGTACTTGATATCTAATAAGATTCGCATTTCCCTAAGTTCTCTAAATCAGATTTTATTGAAGCCCATTTTTGGCTAGTGTTCTCATCAATATCTTTTACATGAAATGAGTCTAAATGTAATGATGGCGCATTACATTTTTGACATTGGGTGAACTGGTAGGCATCAATGCTGTAAGTCCATAGTGAGGTTGCTTGATCAGTCGTTATATTTTTTGAAAAACCTTCGATAACTCTTGGGTGGATTGTTAAATTCAATCTATTTTGTGGAGTATCGTGCTTACATTCCCAGCAATATTTCCAAATATACATATATTCAACTTCTTATTTTAGTGATGTGCAAAAGAGTAAATTATTTATAGGCGTATGAATAGTTCTGTGGATTGTATAAGCAAATAAAAAAACCCCGAAAGAATCGGGGTTTTTTATACTTAAATAAAATTAAGCATTTTCACGCACAATCGCACGGTAACCAATGTCTTTACGATATTGAACGCCGTCGAACGTTACTTTTTGGCAAAGTTCTAAAGCTTTTGCTTGTGCTTCACCAATGGTATTACCCAGTGCAGTCACGCAAAGTACACGACCACCAGCAGTGACGATATCGCCATTTTCATTGGCTTTAGTACCTGCATGGAACACTTTCGCATCAGTCATTTCAGTGTCTAAGCCTGAAATCACATCACCATTGCTTGAAGTTTCTGGGTAGCCTTTTGACGCTAAAACGATACCAACAGTCTTGCGCTCATCCCATTCAGCTTCAGCAGGTAAGTTACCTGCAATACCAGCTTCAACGAGATCCACCAAAGATGATTTTAAACGCATCATGATCGGTTGAGTTTCAGGGTCACCAAAACGACAGTTAAACTCGATTACTTTTGGTTGACCTTTGTCGTCAATCATCAAGCCAGCGTATAAGAAACCAGTGTAAACGTGACCGTCTTTTTTCATACCTTCAACGGTAGGACGCATCACTTCATTCATGGTTTTTTCAAACACATCAGCAGTCACAACAGGTGCAGGAGAGTAAGCACCCATACCGCCGGTGTTCGGACCTTGGTCGCCTTCAAAAATACGCTTATGGTCTTGCGATGTTGCCATTGGCAAGATGTTGTCGCCATCAATCATACAAATGAAAGATGCTTCTTCACCCGCAAGGAATTCTTCGATCACAACGCGAGAACCTGCATCGCCAAACTTGTTACCTGCAAGCATGTCATCAATTGCTGCAAATGCTTCTTGATTGGTCATGGCAACGATTACGCCTTTACCTGCAGCAAGACCATCAGCCTTGATCACGATTGGCGCACCATTTTTCTCAACAAATGCTTTCGCAGCATCTACTTCAGTAAATACGTCATAGAAAGCCGTTGGAATGTTATGGCGTTTAAGGAAGTGTTTAGCGAATGCTTTAGAGCCTTCAAGCTGCGCAGCAAATTGAGTTGGACCCCAAATTTTAACGCCAGCTTCACGGCATGCATCTACAACACCATTTACAAGTGGTGCTTCAGGACCAACAACCACTAAATCAACCGCATTGCTTTTTGCAAAGTCGATAATCGCAGCATTGTCTAAAATATTTAAGGCAACATTTTCGCATTTATTTTCTGTTGCAGTACCTGCATTACCCGGTGCTACAAATACTTTTGCGACTTTATCATCTTGCGCGATTTTCCATGCAAGTGCATGTTCACGACCACCATTACCCAAAACTAAAATATTCATTAAAAAAAATCCTTCTGAAATAGAATCCCCCTAAATCCCCCTTTGATAAAAGGGGGACTCCCTTCGCTCTACTATGATATAGAAAACCCTCCTTTATTAAGGAGGGCTAGGGAGGATTTAAAATTAATTAGTGACGGAAGTGACGCATACCAGTAAACACCATTGCAATACCAGCTTCGTCAGCCGCAGCAATCGTTTCTTCATCACGCATAGAACCACCCGGTTGGATAATGCATTTGATACCCGCTTTCGCAGCGTTATCAATACCATCACGGAATGGGAAGAATGCGTCAGATGCCATTACCGCACCTTCAACTACTAAGCCAGCATGTTCAGCTTTGATTGCAGCAATACGAGCTGAGTTTACACGGCTCATTTGGCCAGCGCCGACACCAATGGTTTGACGGTTTTTAGCATACACAATCGCGTTAGATTTTACGTATTTCGCTACTTTCCAAGCGAAGATCATGTCATCGATTTCTTGTTCAGTCGGCGCACGTTTGGTGACTACTTTAAGATCATCTTTAGTGATCATGCCCAAGTCTTGATCTTGAACTAACAAACCACCGTTTACGCGTTTGTAGTCAAGTTGCGATTGACGCGCATCGATTGCTGGAAGTTCGCCACATACAAGTACGCGTACGTTTTTCTTCGCGCCTGTTACTTCAAGAACGCCTTCAGCAACGCTCGGTGCAATGATCACTTCAACGAATTGACGATCTACAATCGCTTGTGCAGTTGCAACGTCTAATTCACGGTTGAATGCAATGATACCACCGAAAGCAGATTCAGGATCTGTTGCATACGCAAGATCATAAGCTGCTTGAATACCGTCTAAAGATACTGCAACGCCACATGGGTTAGCGTGTTTAACGATCACACAAGCAGGCTTCGCAAATGATTTCACACATTCAAGTGCTGCATCAGTATCTGCGATGTTGTTATAAGAGAGTTCTTTACCTTGAAGCTGTTTCGCTGTTGAAACAGAAGCTTCAGTCGCTGTGTCTTCTACATAGAATGCAGCAGCTTGATGCGGGTTTTCACCGTAACGAAGGTCTTGAACTTTGTTCAATTGAGTATTGAAAGTACGTGCAAATTTGTCTGCCTGACCTTCTTCTTTACCTACGCGAGCGCCTAAGTAAGATGCGATCATGCCGTCATATTGAGCAGTATGTTCAAATGCTTTTACTGCTAGGTCAAAACGAGTTGCATGAGATAAAGCACCCTCAGCTTTAAGCTCGGCAACGACAGTTGCATAGTCAGAAGCATTTACGATGATACCTACAGATGCATGGTTTTTTGCTGCAGCACGAACCATGGTAGGACCACCGATGTCGATGTTTTCGATAGCATCAGCAAGTGAACAGTTTGGTTTGGCTACCGTTGCAGCAAATGGATAAAGGTTTACAACGACTAAATCAATAGCATCAATGTTGTGTTCAGCCATCACAGCTTCGTCTAGACCACGACGAGCCAGGATACCCCCATGAATTTTTGGATGTAGTGTTTTTACACGGCCGTCCATCATCTCTGGAAAACCTGTATGCTCCGAAACTTCAACTACAGCCACATTATTGTCTTTCAACAATTTGTAGGTACCACCTGTAGATAAAATTTCTACCCCTAGAGCAGCAAGTTCTTGTGCAAATTCAACAATACCAGTCTTGTCAGACACAGAGATTAAAGCGCGTTTAATAGTCATGATCTTCGTCACAGTTTTCAAGGAACAGAATAAAACAAAATCAGCAATTTACAGGTTAAAAAAAATGCCTGCGGAAGCCGCAAGCATTTTATCATTTATTCACTCATTAAACCGTGAGCTTTTAACTTTTTACGTAAAGTACCACGGTTGAGTCCGAGAATCTCGGCAGCACGTGTTTGGTTACCACGTGTATATTCTAGAACTACAGATAGAAGAGGTTTCTCCATTTCTGCTAGCACCATGTCGTATACCTGAGATGGTTGCTCGCCCTGCAGTTGTGCAAAATAGTGGCGAACTGCGCGATCTACGTGGATACGTAAAGCAACATCAGATTGTGCAGTAAAAATAGGAGATTTGCTATTCATGCGAATTAATCCGAAAAACAAATATCACTTGGGTAAAGTGATATATAAAAGTGGTCTAGAAATTGAAATGAACTCCATTTTAGATCCTAAAACGGAAGTTCTAAAACTTAGTCATTACATTGAGCCTGTAGCTTGACACATCTCTGCGATTTGGTCGAAAAATAAGCGTAACAATAGTTAAAGTTTTGTTACTGACCAAAATCAAAACAAAAAAATCTGCACGATACGCAATAAATTTTATAGCGCATTAGGCAAGACTGTATTTGTTGTGAAAAAGTCGCGAGGAGTTGCAGCACATAGCTTTCGTGGCGCGTATCATACCATTGTCTAAGCAAAAGTGAGCAAGAAAACTGCATTTTTTTTAACTTTTTTTAATTTTTTAATGCTTTCTCAGCAGATTAGGGGCGAATTATTTCCAAAGTATAGCGATCAAAGCTTTTACGATCGACTGGAAGCTTAAATTTGAATTTAAACGGGCTGTTTTTTGGGATGCGCTGAATATTGACCAGACTTTCAATCAGGTACTCTTCGGAGGACAGGTTATAAGTTGCAATCACTTCACCGCGATGTTCCAGATTGATTCTTAAAATCGGTAAGGCCAGGCTACGGTCATGAAAATTGATCAGCTCACCGCTAAACTCAGCTTCATTATTACCGGTTGCCTTGATTTTGACTTTATTGGCCTGAATCAGTGTGTAGTATTTTTCCAGATTGGAACAATTAAACACTTCACAGGCAGTGTTAAAGGCCAGGCTCATAACGTGACTGTTTTTGATGTATTGCGGATTGAACCAGAAGAATTGAAACATCAGCAGGCTGAACAGTGACAGATTGAGTAAACTCCAGCCTATATAGTACATTGGCCCGCGTTTAGTCTGTTTTTCTGCCTGATCTTCCCAATTCATGCTCGGTAATACTGAAATTGGCTCGGTACTGAAATAATTCAGGTTATTTAAATAGGTTTCCAGGTCAATATTGGAATGTTCAACTTTTTGATCAAAAATCTGTAGCAGGCTATGACGATTGTGCTGATCTGCGTGATAAACACCTGAGTTATTTTGAGTATCAGTTTCGCTGAATTCGCTGGAGTTCGACTGAGCCTGAGATATTGATGCGGTGACCGAATTCCGGGTTTCGGTCACCAAATGCGATAAGGCATTAAATGAAGTAGTACATTTGGGACAGCAAACCATACCCTGCGCAACGGTGAGTTGAGCAACTGTGACCTTATAGGTGGTGGAACAGGTAGGGCAATGGGTTCTTTTGTCACTCATGGATTATTTATAGGCTCATTCGTTCTTATGGCGTTTACCCGAGATACGGCACCAGTGCTCGTCTCGTTTTTCTACCTCTAATATATCAAAATAATTTGAGTAAATGCTAGTAACATCAGCAACTTGCTCTTCAATAACACCCGCAAGTGCGAACTGTCCCTCAGATTTAATTAAAGTTGCGAACTCAGGAGCCAGCATCATTAGTGGTGCTGCCAGAATATTGGCAACAAATACGTCAGCTTTGGTATTGCCGAGTTCATCTCTAAATTCTTCTGGCAGTCCGACATAAAGCTTGTCCAGTACGCCATTCAGTTCAGCGTTTTGCTGAGTCGCCAGTACAGCTTGTGGATCGATATCCGTGGCATATGCTTTTTTCGCACCTAATAAGAGTGCAGCTACCGCGAGAATGCCTGAGCCACAGCCATAATCGATGACAATTTTATCTTTCACATTAATTTTGCCGAGCCATTGTAAGCACAGGAAAGTTGAAGCGTGGTTGCCTGTTCCGAAAGCCAGCCCTGGATCAAGCTTGATGTTTACCGCATCGGCATCAGGTGCTTCCATCCATTCGGGTACGATCCAGTATTTATCAGCAATCTGAATTGGCTCATAGGCATCCATCCAGGTGCGTTCCCAAGCCTGATCTTCAATCAGTTCATGACGGATCGGAGCATCTGGCATTTGTGCACGAATAAAGGTTTCTAGTGCGGTAACATCAATTTCTTCGCCTTCTTCCTGCGCATAAATACCGGTCACAATCACTTTATTCCAGAGTGGTGTTTCACCTGGAAGTGGTTCCAGCAAATCCTGGTTTTCAGCATCATCCAAAGTCACACTCACTGCGCCTAGCGAGCTGAGTAATGTCTCAGTAAAATCAACCTGAGCCTGTTCAACCGTAATATGAATTTGTAACCACTTCACAGAAATAACCTTTATACATTTTTCAAAAAGCTATTGTAACGGAAGTTCAGACTCAACGCTGCTATCTTCTTGATCCATTCCCAAAATAAAAAGGATGCCTGAGGCATCCTTTGAACAGTTCCAGAGCTTATCTAGTCCAGATTCGTTAAAGGTGTTTGCGCCGGGAGTGGTGCAAGCCGGTTCAACAGACTGCCAAAAATTGCAGCAAAGATATACATAAAGATAGAATAAACCGCGGCTGGCATCGCCACAGCAGCACTGCCAATCACGGTCAGGGCAATGGTCATGGCGAGGGTGCTGTTATGAATGCCAATTTCAAATGCACTGGCACGGGCTTGAGCGCTATTAATATTCAGTAGTCGCGGAATCA encodes the following:
- a CDS encoding GNAT family N-acetyltransferase; this translates as MTIHLQTPRLILRQWQDSDTAPFIQMCADDEVMRYFPKKLDATEATAFIERIRTAIETRGWGLFAVELKATGEFIGFIGLHVHPFELEIADAPEIGWRLLPQYWNQGYATEGAKAVLKYAFRTLRLEKVISFTACVNTPSERVMQNIGLEKVGEFDHPLVPADHILCRHVLYKKQRSDYLHIPFC
- a CDS encoding DUF4145 domain-containing protein is translated as MHEKKWSFDLPKDDLLLFFEVISAYEKGLFILALSGIRTLIDRYLVKKVGDIGGFERKLKKMLEDKHISKTQYEILNTIIEGGNASNHRGFRPEEEMVKTFLDVVEDIISLDYKTKQFNEFKEQIPKRN
- the purD gene encoding phosphoribosylamine--glycine ligase; the encoded protein is MNILVLGNGGREHALAWKIAQDDKVAKVFVAPGNAGTATENKCENVALNILDNAAIIDFAKSNAVDLVVVGPEAPLVNGVVDACREAGVKIWGPTQFAAQLEGSKAFAKHFLKRHNIPTAFYDVFTEVDAAKAFVEKNGAPIVIKADGLAAGKGVIVAMTNQEAFAAIDDMLAGNKFGDAGSRVVIEEFLAGEEASFICMIDGDNILPMATSQDHKRIFEGDQGPNTGGMGAYSPAPVVTADVFEKTMNEVMRPTVEGMKKDGHVYTGFLYAGLMIDDKGQPKVIEFNCRFGDPETQPIMMRLKSSLVDLVEAGIAGNLPAEAEWDERKTVGIVLASKGYPETSSNGDVISGLDTEMTDAKVFHAGTKANENGDIVTAGGRVLCVTALGNTIGEAQAKALELCQKVTFDGVQYRKDIGYRAIVRENA
- the purH gene encoding bifunctional phosphoribosylaminoimidazolecarboxamide formyltransferase/IMP cyclohydrolase, which codes for MTIKRALISVSDKTGIVEFAQELAALGVEILSTGGTYKLLKDNNVAVVEVSEHTGFPEMMDGRVKTLHPKIHGGILARRGLDEAVMAEHNIDAIDLVVVNLYPFAATVAKPNCSLADAIENIDIGGPTMVRAAAKNHASVGIIVNASDYATVVAELKAEGALSHATRFDLAVKAFEHTAQYDGMIASYLGARVGKEEGQADKFARTFNTQLNKVQDLRYGENPHQAAAFYVEDTATEASVSTAKQLQGKELSYNNIADTDAALECVKSFAKPACVIVKHANPCGVAVSLDGIQAAYDLAYATDPESAFGGIIAFNRELDVATAQAIVDRQFVEVIIAPSVAEGVLEVTGAKKNVRVLVCGELPAIDARQSQLDYKRVNGGLLVQDQDLGMITKDDLKVVTKRAPTEQEIDDMIFAWKVAKYVKSNAIVYAKNRQTIGVGAGQMSRVNSARIAAIKAEHAGLVVEGAVMASDAFFPFRDGIDNAAKAGIKCIIQPGGSMRDEETIAAADEAGIAMVFTGMRHFRH
- the fis gene encoding DNA-binding transcriptional regulator Fis, with amino-acid sequence MNSKSPIFTAQSDVALRIHVDRAVRHYFAQLQGEQPSQVYDMVLAEMEKPLLSVVLEYTRGNQTRAAEILGLNRGTLRKKLKAHGLMSE
- a CDS encoding DUF3426 domain-containing protein, producing MSDKRTHCPTCSTTYKVTVAQLTVAQGMVCCPKCTTSFNALSHLVTETRNSVTASISQAQSNSSEFSETDTQNNSGVYHADQHNRHSLLQIFDQKVEHSNIDLETYLNNLNYFSTEPISVLPSMNWEDQAEKQTKRGPMYYIGWSLLNLSLFSLLMFQFFWFNPQYIKNSHVMSLAFNTACEVFNCSNLEKYYTLIQANKVKIKATGNNEAEFSGELINFHDRSLALPILRINLEHRGEVIATYNLSSEEYLIESLVNIQRIPKNSPFKFKFKLPVDRKSFDRYTLEIIRP
- the prmA gene encoding 50S ribosomal protein L11 methyltransferase — translated: MKWLQIHITVEQAQVDFTETLLSSLGAVSVTLDDAENQDLLEPLPGETPLWNKVIVTGIYAQEEGEEIDVTALETFIRAQMPDAPIRHELIEDQAWERTWMDAYEPIQIADKYWIVPEWMEAPDADAVNIKLDPGLAFGTGNHASTFLCLQWLGKINVKDKIVIDYGCGSGILAVAALLLGAKKAYATDIDPQAVLATQQNAELNGVLDKLYVGLPEEFRDELGNTKADVFVANILAAPLMMLAPEFATLIKSEGQFALAGVIEEQVADVTSIYSNYFDILEVEKRDEHWCRISGKRHKNE